Within the Bradyrhizobium ottawaense genome, the region GCCTTTTCATGCGCCTTTTCCCAATAGTATCCAAACAGGGACTAGTTCCCCTAATTTACAGTACTTGCCAATTCGGCGCTAGCGCGACAGTTAAACAACCAACCGCTCACAGGCAGGAGACAACGGGCATGAAGGCCGTCGGATACAAAAAATCGCTTCCCATCGAGGATGCGGATTCGCTGATCGATTTCGAGACCGCCAAGCCGGAACCGAAGGGGCGTGACATCAGGGTCGCCGTGAAGGCGATCTCGGCCAACCCGGTCGATTACAAGGTCCGCAAGCGCGCCGCCCCGCCCGAGGGCCAAACCAAGATTCTCGGCTACGACGCCGCCGGCGTGGTCGACGCGGTCGGCCCCGACGTCACGTTGTTCAAGCCGGGCGACGAAGTGTTCTACGCCGGCTCGATCCTGCGCCAGGGCACCAATTCGGAATTCCACCTGGTTGACGAGCGCATCGTCGGAGCCAAGCCGAAATCGCTGTCGTTCGCGCAGGCCGCAGCCCTGCCGCTGACCTCGATCACCGCCTGGGAATTGCTGTTCGATCGCCTCGGCGCCGTGCCCGGCAAAAGCGTCGATCCCCGCACGCTCCTGATCACCGGCGGCGCCGGTGGCGTCGGCTCGATCCTGATCCAGCTCGCGCGC harbors:
- a CDS encoding zinc-binding alcohol dehydrogenase family protein yields the protein MKAVGYKKSLPIEDADSLIDFETAKPEPKGRDIRVAVKAISANPVDYKVRKRAAPPEGQTKILGYDAAGVVDAVGPDVTLFKPGDEVFYAGSILRQGTNSEFHLVDERIVGAKPKSLSFAQAAALPLTSITAWELLFDRLGAVPGKSVDPRTLLITGGAGGVGSILIQLARRLTGLTVVATATRPESQKWCLDLGAHAVIDHGKPMKEQIEKLKLPPVALVASLTFTDQHYKAIADFMAPQGRFGLIDDPPEFTLSAFKGKAISVHWESMFTRSSFQTPDMIAQHHLLNDVADLLDKGVLRTTLDQTFGTINAANLKRAHALLESGKSRGKIVLEGW